A stretch of DNA from Thermanaerosceptrum fracticalcis:
TATGAAGCATGGGTAGGCGGATACATGACGGATATGACACGTACCTTTTGTGTAGGACGGCTTCCCGGATATATGGAGAGAGCTTACCATGTGGCAGTGGAGATACAAGAATTGTTAAAAGATCTGGGAAAACCAGGGATAAAATGTGAGGAACTTTTTCAGAAAGCACGGGAAAAAGTACGTAAATATGGCTTGATTGACCATTTTATGGGCATGCATAGACCTGTATCCTTTATCGGGCATGGGGTTGGTTTGGAGGTTGACGAATTGCCTGTCATAGCACCGGGGATTGCAACACAGCTGGTTGAGGGAATGGTGATAGCCATTGAACCCAAATTTGTCTTTCCAAAAGGTGCTGTAGGGATTGAAAATACATTTGTAGTGGGCAAACAGGGACTGGAGCACTTAACAAGTTTTGATGAAGGAATCCAGTATTGTTAGGGAGGCCTATTTGATGAGAGAGGAAGATAAGGATATTCTACAAAGATATTTGGAATTTGTACCCCTCTTGAATGAAATGATGCCCATTGATATAGGTGTTGGGCTCTTCGACAGGGAAAAGTGCCTGCTTTATGTACCGGGGAAAAAACTGGACCTGGGGGCTAAACCCGGTGACCCAGTTAAAGCCGGAAGTGGTGTTCACCGTGCTATGACTGAAAAACGCAGGATTTTTGTCCGTATTGATAAAGCCGTATATGGCCGGCCCTATCTGGTAGTGGCACTACCCATCTATAACGGTTTTAAAGAGGTAATTGGAGGTATTGCCATTACTGAGCCTTTGGATAAGTTTGATGAGTGCAGGGAAATATCGGATAAGTTGTATGAAAATGCGAGTGTATTGGCTAGTACAACCCAGGAGATTTCTGCTCAGACCGAAGAAATAGCATCTGTTTGCCAGACCCTGTCCCACTTGGCTGAACAACTGAAAATGCGGATTCAGGAGACTGATCAAGTGCTTGGATTTATAAAAACTATCGCCAAGCAAACCAATTTATTAGACCTTAATGCGGCTATTGAGGCGGCGCGGGTTGGTGATCAGGGACGGGGCTTTGGAGTAGTAGCGGAAGAAATAAGAAAACTGGCCTCCAACAGCAGTGAATCCATAAAAAAAATAGAATCAGTGGTTAAGTCAATACAATACGATAGTGACCACGTATACGAACAAATAAGTCATGTGGATGACGTTATTTCCCAGATTGCTTCGGCTATTACCAGTGTAGCAGGTGCGGTTGAGCAGCTTGCCGCCATGTCCGAGGGCCTTAACAAACTGGCGGAATCACTGGAAAGTGACGAAAACAACTAGTATTAAAAATAGCCTGGCAAGAAGGGGTAATGTCGTATGAAAATCCTTGTATTGCTTAAAGAAACTTTTGCTACCGATTTTAAAGTTGTTTTAACACCCGCTGGGAAAATAGATGATACACAGGTTAGCTATATTGTTAACCCTTATGATGAATATGCTTTGGAAGAGGCAGTAAAAATTAAAGAAGATATGGGAGGGGAGGTTATCCTTTATACCGTGGGCAGGAAGGATGGGGCCGCAACTTTAAAAAATGCCCTGGCCATGGGGGCTGACAGGGCTATGTTAATCACAGCGGGTGCGAAAGACAGCCAGACGGTTACAGAACTGCTGGCGGAAACAATCAAACAGAAAGATCCTGATTTCGACCTAATCCTGGCGGGCTGGATTGCCATAGATGACAATAATGCCCAAGTGCCTGGCCGGCTAAGCACTTTGTTAGGGCTTCCCCTGGTAAATGTGGTAACAAAATTAAATATAAACATAAAGCAGAGAAAAATCCTTTGTGAACGTGAGGCAGATGGCGTACAGGAAATTGTGGAGGTCGAATTGCCAGCCGTTATAGCTGTGCAAAAAGGTATTAACGTGCCTCGTTATCCCACGGTGCAAAATATCTTGCAGGCTAGAAAGAAAAAGATTCAGATAATTTTCCCGGAAGTGGAAAATAAACACGATTCAGTTATTACCTACCAGATTCCGCGGAAAAGAAAAGCTGCCTTGTTATTTGACAATTCTGATCCCCAGCAAGCTGTGTTCCAGTTAGTACAGAAATTACAGGAAGACAAGGTACTATAATTTTCAAATTCAGA
This window harbors:
- a CDS encoding electron transfer flavoprotein subunit beta/FixA family protein, whose translation is MKILVLLKETFATDFKVVLTPAGKIDDTQVSYIVNPYDEYALEEAVKIKEDMGGEVILYTVGRKDGAATLKNALAMGADRAMLITAGAKDSQTVTELLAETIKQKDPDFDLILAGWIAIDDNNAQVPGRLSTLLGLPLVNVVTKLNINIKQRKILCEREADGVQEIVEVELPAVIAVQKGINVPRYPTVQNILQARKKKIQIIFPEVENKHDSVITYQIPRKRKAALLFDNSDPQQAVFQLVQKLQEDKVL
- a CDS encoding methyl-accepting chemotaxis protein, yielding MREEDKDILQRYLEFVPLLNEMMPIDIGVGLFDREKCLLYVPGKKLDLGAKPGDPVKAGSGVHRAMTEKRRIFVRIDKAVYGRPYLVVALPIYNGFKEVIGGIAITEPLDKFDECREISDKLYENASVLASTTQEISAQTEEIASVCQTLSHLAEQLKMRIQETDQVLGFIKTIAKQTNLLDLNAAIEAARVGDQGRGFGVVAEEIRKLASNSSESIKKIESVVKSIQYDSDHVYEQISHVDDVISQIASAITSVAGAVEQLAAMSEGLNKLAESLESDENN